The Centroberyx gerrardi isolate f3 chromosome 13, fCenGer3.hap1.cur.20231027, whole genome shotgun sequence genome contains the following window.
ACTTGTGATGACATGATAAtcgcaattacatttttttgtcaatatcttccAGCCCTTATACTTAAATTTGTGTGTTCCTGAGTCTTCGTGccatagattgtgtgtgtgcactactCTGCAGaagcacgcgtgtgtgtgtgtgtgtgtgttatggccAGACCCGTCCTGCTGGTGGAATAAGTGGTCACAGTGGCGCGGCGGAGCCAGACGTGGGGATCTGGCCGGGGCTCTGTGTGTACCGCGGAGGCTTGTGTGTCGTGGTAACACGGACCTTAAAATATCCTCTGGGAGCCGGCCAAATGAGCCGCTgagctgcagcctcctcctctgggGGAGATGAGGGAGCGGCAGCCAGTGACACCCGGCGCTCACTTAAAGACGTGTCATCGACCGGTGTTAGCCTTCAGAGGGATGATGTTGTTCACAGGATTGTTCACCTTGAGCCTCAGGAATTTGAAGGTGTATTTATTTGATGCTTTTTATAGAGGAATTGATCCAGTGAAGCTCAGTTGGTAGAGCGTGGCACAAACACtggcagggttaggggttcaagtctcactgaaaatgctgaaaatgcaCTACGGTACGGTACTGCCACGCGCTTTGGATTAAGCATGTATCGCATGTTAAGAATTCCACCAAAATTGACTTTTAGCTTGTTATTCTGCAAAAGTATAAATCTTCCTTAGATTTGCCCAGATTTGATCTCTGTTCTTTTATGAGTTTTGAGTTATTATTCCCTCAGGATAAAGGAAAATGTAATCCTATGACGTCataaaattgaatttaaaatgcCTGAGATGGTCATCATTTTTTTATGGACagtcacatttgtttttgttttgttttttgtttgttttcataattGTAGATGCTGAATATATAGTAGAGGTACAGGAATGCAACCCCTTTCTTATGCAAAATAAGAGCCTAAGTCAATTTTTCTGGTACAATCCATTAAATATATTTTCCTCATGGTGAGATAATGCATCTTGCTTCCAGTATGACTCTGTCAGATGACTCTTGCTCTTTGACCCCCTGTTAAATCAcctgctgtttgtctgtttttttgtttttgcccaGAAGCGAGCCAAGGGCCAAGTGCTGTTTGATAAAGTATGTGATCACCTCAACCTGCTGGAGAAGGACTACTTTGGCATCACatacagagacatagagaatcAGAAGGTAAAGCAGAAACCTATAATATCGCTGTTGCCATGGGAAAaccttgtaaacttgttaactaacttaattgaaggattacatctctctgtgggttgagaaaatttgACCCTTGagtttatgaaaccctttcaaaaccccataaaATACACTAATAAATGCATGGTGTTCGATCTAAAAACATGCCTGTTTCTCATAGACATTTTGAAGATACACATTTTTTATCCATCAGCAACAATATGATACTAATCAgctttatttgcaaaacacttTTTATGAAGTTACAAAGTGGTTTACGGACAAGAAAATGCTGCACACAAATTAAAAGCAGGGTTACAGAAGAGTAAAATAAGCAAATCGGTGGATGAAATGGGTATAACTAAAAAATTTACAAAAGCTTGTCTATAAAAGTGCATTTGAAGAACTGTTTTATAAGATGGCACTGCCTCAGCTCCTCAGACAGGCCGTTCCAAAGCCTGAGGGTCTATGTGTAATTAATCTCTTGGTTTTTATGTCCTGGGGTCAGTGAAGTTGTCCTACTTCAGGAACTGGTCCTTAATAATTGATTTCACAATGATCGGGAATTGGGCAGTGATTAATGGTTTTGGTTTTGCGGTTGTCTGTTGCAGAATTGGCTAGACCCTTCCAAGGAGCTGAAGAAGCAGATCAGGAGTAAGTAAATCTAATAATACCACTCAAGTATTTCATCTTGATTTGAAATGGCCAAATGAGGCAGATGCAATTGTAAGATTGAGCTTTACTAATTTAATGTTCTGTTATGTCTCAGCTGGACCCTGGAACTTTGCTTTCAACGTAAAGTTTTACCCTCCGGACCCTTCCCAGTTGTCTGAGGATATTACAAGGTGAGTCAGCAGCTCATTTAAGCTGATTGCTATGCGTTCATTGGCAGGTATTTGATTCTGCAACAAAAATGATTAAAACGGGGGTGAAAAGAGGGGGGTAAATGACAGATTGTGCagatgagattagatgaaaAACCCAAAGggcttataaaaacatctcaccaaAAAAGGGATTGGATAACAAAAActaaattgataaaaaaaaattttttaaaaaaacagaacttGTCTCTTTCTggttctccctcctccctcgcctcctCCCTCTACTCTCCCAGGTACTACCTGTGCCTGCAGCTGAGGGATGACGTGGTTTCGGGCCGCCTGCCCTGCTCCTTCGCCACCCACACGGTCCTGGGCTCCTACACGGTGCAGTCTGAACTCGGAGACTACGACCCGGACGAACTGGGCAGCGACTACATCAGCGAGCTGCGCTTCGCCCCCAACCAGACCAAAGAGCTAGAGGAGAAGGTCATGGAGCTCCACAAGACCTACAAGTTAGTCTCAGCATCATTTCTAACACTCTTTTATATAATCCTGAACCTGACAAGAAGTACAAGTCAGTTTAGTCATTTCTACAGCTGTTTCTGACTAAAGAATATAATCCTTGATTGACAGAGGATTTTATCCTCTGTCAATAGACAGAGGATTTTATTGACTAATCAAATAGTCCATATAGACAACTTGCAAACTTGCTTCTCCCACAATATTAGGGCTATGTGATATTGACAATTTGCTTTTTGTTGACTTAATATTTACTTACTTGCAGTAGGTTTGCTGACAGGAATTCTGCTCAGAGCCAGTATACATAGTTTTGTGGGTCTGTGATTGAAAACCTTAGCCTGGTaaaaccatcctgatcacgtgacctcacattctgtttcgttccacggatcagtctggacttctagccgcccacatcgatttcctgaaattacaatgtaaccgggccaatcagggactgcgtcgtagctgatgatgtaaccgggccaatcagggactgcgttgtagttgatgacgtgaaatacaggccaccgctgcgtctcccgaagcaacgagcggtaacgttaacgttagtagagtaaacacagccataagtgccgttattgcagaaatagactcaataacaacaattaaacaagaacaagagtatgcactagcggagtttctcggcggaaaatacgttttcgccgttcttccgactggatttgaattttgattcgctgattggctgaagaagtttgtctgtcaaggcaagtactcccgcccactgaaatcgatgtgggcggctagaagtccagactgatccgtggagtgaaacagaatgtgaggtcacgtgatcaggatggtcttaccaggttATGAAAACCTGTGATTGAAAACCAAATTTgagaaatttaaaaagaaaaagaaacatagGCAGCCTCTAAGAATTAGGAATTGTAATGCTCAGTATTGCAATTTCAGTTTTTTGTTCCAATTGTACAGCCTTACTGTAAAACTCTCTTGTTTAGTCCTGAATCTGACAACTTCAAGTCGATCAGTTAGACTGTCTGGGTGAATGTTTATAGCCTTGAATAATCAGTCATCTAACAAGCGACAAATCAACCCTAAGATGTCTTGTTTCTTTCTGCTCTGTTCCAAAATCCAATATCTCTACGGACATTGAGTATGTATTGTGCTATAAATGGATCTAGCTGGCTGTAGACCTTTGTCTGATGCTCCCATTCTCCCTGTATTATATTGATTTGGATGTAATTTGATGCGgttctgtgtagctcaatgggtggAGCACGGCAACAAGACTGCCAGGGTGATGGCTTCCATTTTCTCCACCTATGCTAAAAATGGATGCACTCATGATACTGAGCGGTGCCTTTGTTAAAATCACCCATAAAAACcgataaaatacattaaaacaaaacTGTACCCATTTGCAGATGCTTTTATGCAACAAGATTATGAATACTCCATTTTAGATCTCGCTGGATTCAATGCCATCGCACCATTGCTGCATATCCACATTGCTTAAAGAGGATCAGCACCTTTTCTGCTTTACCTGTACCTGTTGAACCAATATGATGATGATCTGTTTTGTCCCGTTCTGTCAGAGGGATGACACCAGCCGTAGCAGAGATGCACTTCCTGGAAAATGCCAAGAAGCTGTCGATGTACGGCGTGGACCTCCACCATGCCAAGGTAAGAAGAGCCTATAACATTTTAACTCAGAATTCAGTATTCAGATTTATTGTGTCTCTTTGAAGTCAAACAAATTTCTAAGGGATTACTAATCCGTATTAATACGCCATGAACGTCCATAGACCACTTGGCGAAATGAAATAGAAAATTGGAGACAGTCATCGCAGCTGGATACATCCTCAAGTGTCTGTTATCAACTTTGTAACTGTCACTTGTTGAAATGTAATGTTTGCTCTCCCCCTTGCAATTGTTACCTCCTTTACAAACAAGAAAATATTGAAGTGATCTTTAACAATTAAACAGTATACCAGAATGCCACCCAGGTCTCCATTCATGACAGTTGTCTCCAAGATGGATTAGGAAATACCCAAGTGACATGTCGACTTTTTGTATTCTGCACATGCAAGACAACAAATCTAACGCATTTCACTCCCGCAACTGGCAGTGTCGCTTGCCACCAGCACCACAACACCGCTGCTTCAGAAACATCACCGCTGCCACAGTAATGCCACAGCTTAACATGCCACCGCTGCGCCGCTGATTGACTGACATTGTCATTGCTGCCTCTGTGGAttgggggggtaggggggtaTGGGGGGACGGGGGGTCTGGAGCCCAGCTTGACTTCAGTGATTTCTCTTGTTGTTTCTAATCCGCCTGCCAGATGGGATCAAACGCGTCACTAGAAcgcaggcagcagagagagagagagagagagggaaagagctgGATTACCGCGGCAGGACTGCTGTTGTCAGCAAGGCAAATTACAAACATCACTCTTGATATGAATCTGTTGAATCTGTTATCAAAAGcgttttgaaagtgaaaatggaGCTAGATGTGAGCGATAAAGAGGATATTGCCTTCATAGATCTAGATCAAAATGAAGGAAATGGGGATTTCAAGAAGCGGCCTTGATCGTACCGAGTAGACGTTGGGATATGTGAGTGCCATAATTTTGCTAAACTGTAATGGAGAATAAATCAGACCAGCATTCCTcttttgtcttctctcctctctcattaaATGCCTAGTTGGTAGGGAGTCTCTTTGAGTGCTTGGCTCCAGCTAAGGGAGAGGTAAGAGGCTGCATTCCATGTGCttacctgagtgtgtgtgtgtgtgtgttggtgtggttTCTCCTCATGCATGGTTTTAGACACTAAGTGCGAGTTGTGGTTTACAACACGCACTGCACTCACTGTTATTTCAGACTGGTTGTTCCTGCTTTGGATCAACGCTTCCCTCTCAAAAAAGTCCTCGTTGGTTTCACTCGCTCATCTTATTCTTTGTGCAATAAAGAGCCTTGTGAACTCCGCAACCTCATTTCGTGCTTCATCCATATCCCGAGTCTTCACTGTTGCATTTGCCACTCAATGCCCCTTGAGTCATTATTCATGGTCACCCCTCACAACCTGCATAGAGAAGATTAGAATACCAAATGCCTGACTCCACTCTCCACCTGCCTGCTTTACCCTGTTTCCATCACAAACCTGCCGCTGTTTACATCTACTTTACCCTGCTGTGCTCCGGCTCCTATACATCTCCCATATATGCTGTAGAGTTTATAGAATAGGAGTTTATGTTTTGCAGAACGGAAAAAGAAAAGCATTGTTGTGGTCAGTGGCTTCTTTTTTAAAAACGTCACGGACCCTGATGCAGTTTAAAAGGGGTTtaatcttctcttttttttttctttatttcatgtGCATTCGTGTGTCTTCCCCAGGACTCTGAGGGTGTGGAGATAATGTTGGGGGTTTGCGCCAGCGGCCTCCTCATCTACAGAGACAGGTTGCGGATCAACAGGTTCGCCTGGCCCAAAGTGCTCAAGATCTCCTACAAGAGGAACAATTTCTACATCAAAATCCGGCCCGGCGAGGTGAGCAACAAAAAACGAGATACATAAATCTTAATAATTACAGTTGAGTTACACTTATCAAAAAGCAGAGTTAAACAAAAGTAAGGACTAGCAAAATATAAGAGGTGAAATtggaaaacacattcaaaagagAAGTGGTTaacaataaatagataaatatgaTCAGAATTGATGAGTAGAAGAGTGATGTGAGATTGTGATTTTTGCCGTGTTTTCACCTGTCTTGCAGTTTGAGCAGTTTGAAAGTACGATCGGTTTCAAGCTTCCAAATCATCGCGCCGCCAAGAGGCTCTGGAAGGTCTGCGTCGAGCACCACACCTTCTTCAGGTAAGAAATACCAGAAGGCCTATGACTTATATGAAACAGCTGTTCAAGCTGCACTAGGGAAGATTTTTTTATCTAAAAATACACCCgacttatcagcctaaatcacaaagtggggctgcccTATTTGTTGTGTCGCCCTATTTGCCaaatggtcactggtgggaaatcttctctgcccacaggaattgaaaatatgaaacttaagagcaaaatacaaaactatctTCTTAACAGCAgagagcgctccatccagacaAAGCAGCTTGACTCACAAACATGAGACATTTTGCTTTCTCATCTCTTTAGTatcttttggtataaagcatcacagacctcccaggttggtaaacatgagtgtgctgtgtgcagtttagtgacatcaccttacatgatttctatttttcaaGCAGTTACCTTTCATTGCCATTTGGAGCCCTAACCCAGTCTGCAAagttacctagtgcagctttaagcaaaAACGGTCCCCCTTGGGCTATTTCACGCAGCCAGCCCAACGGTAATAGATCTCCAGGGAGTCTTCCAATAAGGAGAAGCTTAGTGGCATACcttaaatctgtgttttattccTGGTTTGATTAATGTGAGCGCTTGTAACCGTGGCAGGCTCGTATCCCCCGAGGCTCCCCCGAAGAAGTTCCTGGGCCTCGGCTCCAAGTTCCGCTACAGCGGCAGAACACAGGCTCAGACCCGCAGGGCCAGCTCCCAGATCATCAGACCCGCTCCCTTCTTCGAACGCTCTTCCAGCAAACGCTACAACATGTCCCGCAGCTTAGATGGAGGTAAGGAGCGGACCTGTGTTTTGATGAATGGCCTTGGATTTAGTTTCTGTTGTCCAGTTTGTTTTGAGGTGGGATATTTTATCACCGTCAAAAATTCTTCATTTTACATATGCAAATTAAATTAAGCAGCCCACCTGTGCTAATAGAGACATACAGTATTGGAAGTGCTCTGCAAAttttacttgttttgttttgtttgtcttttctgaGCGGGTGAAAAAACTTGCTCTAATTGCAGTAAATCACCGGTAGTTTTTGTGAGTAGAAATTATGGCAAAATCCCTTTTTTAGGATTGCAAATTAGTTTATTGTTCTCTTGAATAACTAATTTCTTCTCAAAggaagaaaaatgtgttttccacCTGAAAGCTGGCAAAGCTGAAAATTCTGGCACATTTATTCACATCTGCAGCGACATGGCCACAATAGGCATCATAATGGCAATGTGCCGTTGCTATTCAAAATCAAATCCTTTTGTCCCGAAAAATGAAAAGCTCAAATTTTTTATAGCATTTAGAATAACTCAAATTTTTTCTTGTTAGGTGTTGAAAACAGGCCATTTTGTTCTCTGTGAATGCCTGACTTTAAATAAATTCACACTGATTCCAGTTCATTGCATCTGCGTTTGTCTCTTGGTCCTCCAGCCCCCATCATGGAGAACCATGAGACCCTCATGAAGGACAGTGCTGCTGATGCGGCAGCTAAAGTCATTTCCAAGGGAGACCTCATCACCACGGTAACGCCAGAGAagaaggcagaggaagagaaggcgGAGCAGGAGGACGCCCAGATGCCCGCTGAAGGGACATCAGAacccgccccctccaccccgcTCAGACACGACACCAAGGTAAACACTTTCAGCTCAGTCACCGCTGCTGTGTTTGAGTTGGATAAAAGAACCTTTCAGAGGCTTggatgggtgtttttttttattttggttcaAAGAACTTTGTATTTTGTACAAACATGCCTTGATTGTTGAAGATGCTTCTTGTTGGTGGTTACACACTCAGAGGGAATGGTGCATTTTTTTCTCAGTAGCTGCTGCGTGACTTGTCTTTTGCAAGTCCTTTTTAGAagattcttttcttttctttcttttttttctcccttaaTGGACTGTATTGCTGTTGAGAATAATATCCCAGATGCTTTCAGCTTACCCACTGCAGTAGACTAGGCCTAAGTGCTTCTCGTCTTGTGTGCGCTTTACTAATtagcttttcttttcttgtcctTCCTTTGACCCCACACTATACTTGTGTGCACTCATGCGTATTCGCCCCCTGCCCCTTTGCTCCTCTCCATTTACACGCATCTCATCCCTTCCCTTCATCCCCGCTTCCCATCATCCCTCACCCCATCAGTGCTCACCTTGTGTATACTCGTCCGACCCCCTCCGCTCAGAGCTCTCGCTCCCCTCGTCCCCCGTTTCATCTACTAAAGTGCGTCGGCGGCGCAGGGAGAACGCGCGCAAACGGGCCTCGTCGGTCAGTCCGGCCAAGAGCAGCGCCGGGTGCCGCCGCCGGCAAGCTCGCGCCGACCGCAAGGCCGCGCTGCTGGAGGAGCAAGCCCTGCTGCTCTCAGCCCGCAAGCAGAGGCTGGAGCAGGGCAAAGGCCGCGGCGGcaccctcttctccttctccctgcaCCTGCCCGACCTGTCCTCCATCCTGGATGAGGACGGCTACATCACCTTCCCCGACCTGTCAGAGATGCGCTTCCTCCCCGAATGTGCGCAGCACTTCCTGCCCATCAAGTCGCCTTCGCTCATCCCCtgcttcctcttcatcttcttcttcctgctctccacctccttctctgtcCCCTACGCCCtcaccctctccttccccctggCGCTGTGCCTCTGCTACCTGGAGCCCAAGGCAGCCTCCCTGACCGCCTCCATAGCCCAGGGCTTCCATGACCATGACAgttcagaggaagaggaggtgtgtgtgcgcgtacgcCTGTGTGTTCCAATTCCCGCCTCTGGCTTAGAATGACAGTTCATTATAACAGTTAACCCCTTATCCTGTCCTGTATCTCGCTCTGCTGTTTCTACCAGTCCAGAGCCGAcctggagactgtgtgtgtcccagtgtCTGTCAGTTCTCCTACTTTCAGAACCTCATCTCTGCCTGGTCACATTCTCATCCTGTAGACTGCATCCCCATCAGCATCACGAGTACACAGAGATGAACATGCAAGTCTCACCATTTCTTAATTGATGGATTGGCTTGTATCTGCTCCACCTTAACGAGAGGGTTAGACACAAACAATGAGTGCCACTGGGGAGTGATTTACTCACATTGAAGTCAAGTTCAGCTTCTTGTTGATAGTCTTTACCAGTTTAGTTTTTAGCAGCCTCACTAACAAATAGCTGTGGAACAATATCACCATCATgctgcaatggaaaaaaaatccctcatACAAATATTTAAATACTGTGCGTTTGTTAGAGATTATGGGGATTTGAAGAAGTCACCTATCCTCATTCAGTTACTAATCCTTCACCAAACCCCTTATTTAAGGACATTATAGCTTTGTGCCTAACCCATCTCAGTGTTATCATCTACATTCACAGCTTTATAGTGTAGACTGCTACAAGATCAACACCAGCTGCATGGAAACACTTCCACATACATCTGTGCcctcattcagtcagtcagtctctctgCGTTGCTATCTGCCTCAAGCAAAGCAGCACAAAGTACGATAAATCATTTAAATTGTACTTGTGCTCCAGAAAGCCCCTCAGCTTTTTAGGGAAGCAGCTTAGAGTGCTAAGTTGTGATTTTTCCCTCAAGCAACACTCTTTTGAATTACAAATGGCGGCAGTGTAATGTATATTGTAATGCAGAGAGACTGTGAAAGTTTAAAACATCCAGAtcatcctgtcatcctgcaTGGTGAAGAGGGGGGGCCTGAAAGTCAGGTTACTGTTCATCACCCAAATCAGCAAATCAAATTATTGTATATCCAGAGTTGTATGTTTACATAGTGACAACACAGCTAATGTGTTACCTACCTGGACTGGATTTCAATGAATATAGAACAGGATGTAGCCTTTCCAAATCCAAGGCGAACTCTATGATATTATGCTTAAATGTTAAAGTGACTGACCGAAGGTTTCAACTTCCTCTGAGTCTGTTTTGCTTGCTTACTATTCTTTTGCCTTTTTGTTCTTTTGCTAACCTTAATCTTTGGTGTTGTCTGATACTGTGAAGCTTACAAAAACAACCAGTACATTTCCATTCTTTCCATTTGTGGTTATGAGGAGTCTCTGTTGagaagtgatgcattttcaAACGTTCACAAGCTGGGTTCTCTCGTTTTCTTGCTTGCCGATCGGAATGGTTTTGGTCTGTTCGACAAAGCAGACTGACAGCGAACAAACTGACTTTGCCTTTGATGGAGAGACGACCGCCACAGAGGTTTGTACATCGAGGAAAGCCTCAAGAGTTTAAGGCATGAGAGAAGAAGTGGTGGAAAAGAGAAGTAAAGTGATGCTGAATCATAGGTGGAATgtttattttaaaacatttgaaagGATTTATATATAATGAAGTCCTGCATGTGAAGCATGCAATGCATCTTGTTTGTACTGTTGACCCTTTAGTTTTTGGTCCCCTTAATATAAAGTGCATACACTTAAAACTTAATATACACAATGCTTTTCTCTCACAAGTTTTCTATTGTCACCCTGTCTCTGCAATTTCCTACATGTCACTACGTCTTTCCCACTGCCCACATTACATTTTCTTCTTATACTCCTCTCCTATActgttcttctctttttctacaCACCACCCTTCCCCTCTCTTATCTCTGTTTCTtattgcgctctctctctctccccctttgcCCGTCTTGCCCTCTGTGTCTTATCTCTTTTATCGGTGCTTCTCCTTGTCTCACGCCGTCTCTGTGCTCTCCTCTTTACTTGCTGTCAGTCggaggcagaggaagactctGAGATGCGGACTCAGGTACGCTGGGCTCGCTTCATGGCCCAGCTCACTGCATCACACCACCGCCGGATGCACTGAGCTACCCAGACGCCATCAGTCACGTTGTGCCGTCATTCCGCTTTGCCTTTGCCTGCTGCTgttgacacacactcacacgccaCACACCGGACTGACCATCCAGTCACCCCTGAATTCACTTCACAGACTGCTGCAAAGCTGTCGCTGCTTCTAAACATACCATTCCAGCTCATTTCTCAAGTGCTTTTCTTTGTAAATGGTGGAATGATTTTAAGGTTTCTGTTGCTGCACCTTATGTTTAACAATCAAATGGATTGTACGGTATGcagggtttttctttttttttttatccatttgtGGTACAATAACTCTGCAGTGAGTTGACTTTTGACCATCATGTCATTCACAGCCATAGAAGACAAAGCTCCCGATCTCTCCCAATGAAACATAATCAATTTAACATGGCATAGCAAACTTAAACTGACaattcctctcccctcttttgtCTTTACAGTATAGTTTCATAAGACGAGTAAAAGGGGAGAACGTTTTTATCAGGCATAGTAATCTGATGCTAGAGGTTGGTAAGAGAACGATGCATGATCTAAATATGCATGCAGGTACTTTGATATGAAGAATCCTAACTGGACTGCTGTCAAATAAGTCTAACTCACCAGTAGCTCTGTCAGTATTGGATACTTTTTCTGGACTTCCCGTGTGGATTGGAGATAATATCTACCATAACAGAGTGACTTTACTGTGAGCAACCAAACTCATTTGTGTGAGTGATAAAGAAATAACAAATGGATCGGATTAAGTCAAGGTTTGCAGAGGTTCTCAAATTCTAACAAGAATTGGGAGTGTTGTACTAAACATAAAACTATGCATGAaaccatttattttcattgaatTAAGCTCGTCCTAAATGCTGCCTTAGCATTTAAGCACAAGCTACTGTATTTGTTAACAGCCACCACATGGATGGACCTTTTGCCATTATTTTGCTGTATATGCAAGCCATAAATGTACACCGCTGCACAGGTAGCCTGCACAGCCTCTCAAAACAGGCCCACGAACTGTGTAAAGAATCAGGAGGTGTAGGATGCAGTTGATTTAGGTCTGCATCAGCTGACGTTTCAGGTTTAGACCTTTTCCTCAGAAatatactaccagtcaaaagtttggacacacctgattgaatgtactatgtttttcattaacttaaagccattttgatctaaaggcttatgcttaaatgcttgaaatttgtttttagataaatataaatagtgaagttgatgcctatgtatgaatttctttccaaagcctttgcctttctatcaaggaaaagggcggctactttaaagaatctaaaatataagagtTTTTATTTgcttaacacttttttggtcactgcataa
Protein-coding sequences here:
- the LOC139931008 gene encoding band 4.1-like protein 3; protein product: MTTESGADSEPQQQQQDNKETEKGKAEAASQPSQAAAEPASPQAQPESLPAAAGHSTPARKEQEYQEEDQVSHRSSTSRLSRSPLRGVKKLKNMQCKVTLLDGSDYTLTVEKRAKGQVLFDKVCDHLNLLEKDYFGITYRDIENQKNWLDPSKELKKQIRTGPWNFAFNVKFYPPDPSQLSEDITRYYLCLQLRDDVVSGRLPCSFATHTVLGSYTVQSELGDYDPDELGSDYISELRFAPNQTKELEEKVMELHKTYKGMTPAVAEMHFLENAKKLSMYGVDLHHAKLVGSLFECLAPAKGEDSEGVEIMLGVCASGLLIYRDRLRINRFAWPKVLKISYKRNNFYIKIRPGEFEQFESTIGFKLPNHRAAKRLWKVCVEHHTFFRLVSPEAPPKKFLGLGSKFRYSGRTQAQTRRASSQIIRPAPFFERSSSKRYNMSRSLDGAPIMENHETLMKDSAADAAAKVISKGDLITTVTPEKKAEEEKAEQEDAQMPAEGTSEPAPSTPLRHDTKCSPCVYSSDPLRSELSLPSSPVSSTKVRRRRRENARKRASSVSPAKSSAGCRRRQARADRKAALLEEQALLLSARKQRLEQGKGRGGTLFSFSLHLPDLSSILDEDGYITFPDLSEMRFLPECAQHFLPIKSPSLIPCFLFIFFFLLSTSFSVPYALTLSFPLALCLCYLEPKAASLTASIAQGFHDHDSSEEEETDSEQTDFAFDGETTATESEAEEDSEMRTQYSFIRRVKGENVFIRHSNLMLEDTEPPDELVKHQSNISELKRSFLETGDSTPGMTEWEKRLSSSPARSPKADEAPMIEPLHPQDTKDEQPMGDETKKELEANATEAAGYVVKYVVDSNITDGATSSGPHGISLSTTMDDDVFMDGTLREEGKTPDSQDELSERSVVKISPGAVRQEVSQAISDKRGTLIILKEAEDKMDTDGGEVDTPTEKGETVVSEEFLSASEEKDVPTIVEDTAVGIDAKTSPKMETKKFDMTKGIGSPKKAMAPWVSEVVQGSEVTCVSTKEVKEMKTFEGVQQKAEIFTFEDFQTEQSKSSLTTSQITVTESSTTSLAVSTLGWVSSSLSPTSQKTSAEPEDEAGVATATEAAPAESTGPEAVQQDELCTKEVPVIHTETKTITYESAEVDTNGDADPGVLLSAQTITSETTSTTMTTHITKTVKGGISETRIEKRIVITGDADIDHDQALAQAIKEAKEQHPDMSVTKVVVHKETEITPEEGED